A region from the Cannabis sativa cultivar Pink pepper isolate KNU-18-1 chromosome 9, ASM2916894v1, whole genome shotgun sequence genome encodes:
- the LOC133031073 gene encoding uncharacterized protein LOC133031073, with the protein MSSSTRKGSSKRGRTDTSDQPLSSTRRFSSKRAHNDTQSPSDSPQSLTPSTDDPSTVPLHDEQRQSSKEIQKNVRGPTRGDRLSRELKNDKITNLTITYNKGELRVYGDNASDFTTNVGVNVRHHAPLQYSGWSKVPPAEKKAVYARIQDVFKLDFAKDPYLEVICDEYCKNAYSNHRHNCHRHYKKMIEEGKNPLEHRPTGLVIKEADWKWMCTACFSSEEWKVS; encoded by the exons ATGTCAAGTAGTACGAGAAAAGGTAGTTCAAAACGGGGACGCACTGATACTTCAGATCAACCCTTGAGTAGTACGAGAAGATTTAGCTCTAAACGGGCACACAATGATACTCAATCACCATCAGATTCACCGCAATCCTTGACACCTTCTACTGATGACCCTTCAACAGTTCCATTACATGATGAACAACGTCAATCTTCAAAAG AAATACAAAAGAACGTACGTGGTCCTACTCGTGGTGATCGCTTAAGCCGTGAACTGAAGAATgacaaaataactaatttaactATTACCTATAATAAGGGCGAGCTTCGAGTTTATGGTGATAATGCTTCTGATTTCACAACTAATGTTGGCGTAAATGTACGCCATCATGCTCCATTGCAATATAGTGGTTGGAGCAAAGTTCCACCTGCAGAAAAAAAAGCTGTATATGCTCGTATACAG GATGTATTCAAATTGGACTTTGCAAAAGATCCATATCTTGAGGTAATTTGTGATGAATATTGCAAAAATGCATACAGCAATCATCGTCATAATTGTCACCGACATTATAAAAAAATGATCGAGGAAGGAAAAAATCCATTAGAGCATCGACCTACGGGTTTGGTGATAAAAGAAGCTGACTGGAAATGGATGTGCACTGCATGTTTCTCCAGCGAAGAGTGGAAGGTATCATAA